The Nitrososphaerota archaeon genome includes a region encoding these proteins:
- a CDS encoding geranylgeranylglycerol-phosphate geranylgeranyltransferase → MGTSTDLLKLTRPVNSIMVGFAVVVGVAVTSPQAVLSASAALGFLTGFFISSYSMVVNDYYDLEVDKINTPHRPLASGRITTRTAAAYAAILLILGIAAALPVGRDNLVIASTFAAIAWIYNAWGKKQMLLGNMMVAASVAIPYIYGGAAVGNADSPLLWFLALTSFLAATGREVVKTISDTEGDKVRGVKSIARVHGNHAAALAGAILFIGAVISTALPVVLRETGMLFSALILIPDALFIYVAAKVLKDNSGANALKIKKLTLLGMIIGMFVFIIGGVYRG, encoded by the coding sequence ATGGGCACCTCGACAGACCTCCTGAAACTCACTCGGCCTGTGAACTCCATTATGGTAGGCTTCGCTGTCGTAGTCGGAGTGGCGGTGACCTCACCCCAAGCAGTGCTCAGCGCATCCGCCGCCCTAGGCTTCCTCACAGGCTTCTTCATCTCAAGCTACTCAATGGTTGTCAACGACTATTACGATCTTGAAGTTGACAAGATTAACACACCTCACCGGCCCTTAGCCAGCGGCAGAATCACCACTCGAACCGCAGCAGCCTACGCGGCCATCCTTCTCATACTCGGTATCGCCGCAGCTCTTCCTGTTGGGCGAGACAACCTAGTCATCGCATCTACGTTTGCTGCAATCGCTTGGATCTATAACGCGTGGGGAAAGAAGCAGATGCTTCTTGGGAACATGATGGTGGCAGCATCAGTTGCAATACCCTATATCTACGGTGGAGCAGCGGTAGGAAATGCAGATAGCCCTCTTCTCTGGTTCCTAGCACTCACCTCTTTTCTAGCCGCAACAGGCAGAGAGGTTGTTAAGACAATCAGCGACACCGAAGGTGACAAGGTGCGTGGAGTAAAATCGATTGCTCGAGTCCACGGCAACCATGCCGCCGCATTAGCTGGAGCGATACTTTTCATCGGTGCAGTAATTTCCACAGCGCTACCAGTGGTGCTTAGAGAGACGGGGATGCTTTTCTCCGCGCTGATACTTATTCCCGACGCACTCTTCATTTACGTAGCCGCCAAGGTTCTGAAGGACAACTCCGGAGCCAATGCGTTGAAGATAAAGAAGCTAACACTCTTAGGCATGATTATCGGTATGTTTGTGTTCATTATCGGCGGAGTATACCGAGGTTAA
- a CDS encoding AAA family ATPase, with translation MIVEQMWVEKHRPRNPNTMIGNEEVRLAFLKWLKNWGGKKSKPALLLGPPGIGKTTLVHAAADTLGYSVLELNASDVRTKTKLEERLAPSMLHSSLIEEKILIFLDEVDGIYGRQDKGGVEFVQDLVKISRHPIVMAANVEDDKKIQKLVKSSQVFKFQRLPPKLIEMAVKNILHREGLNLYQETLEKIVRSAKGDIRAAVNSAQVAVGAGEDVVTDMRDTSIGVVDALKLFFNASSSSEALMAMRGCGAQPRDKIRAIFQSIVASGLQGEKLVKALDALSKADEIVEEIGDTQNYRLLRYFDTILATKVFEALKGSDVHYKEESLPWPLQLRIWNDGRQLGEISHRLAAQHHISTKEAAFIYLPYVALLSKNSKSREESVIARLRLDESQVKVLRKEEQRVAQEVSKR, from the coding sequence GTGATAGTTGAGCAAATGTGGGTTGAGAAGCATCGTCCACGTAACCCGAACACAATGATCGGGAATGAAGAGGTACGCCTAGCGTTCCTGAAGTGGCTCAAGAACTGGGGAGGCAAAAAAAGCAAGCCTGCTCTCCTTTTAGGCCCTCCCGGCATCGGTAAAACAACTCTTGTCCACGCTGCCGCTGATACTCTCGGCTACAGCGTTTTGGAGCTGAACGCAAGCGATGTCCGAACTAAGACTAAGCTGGAGGAGCGTCTTGCGCCTTCGATGCTTCATTCAAGCCTCATCGAGGAGAAGATCCTGATCTTTCTTGATGAGGTGGACGGGATTTACGGCAGGCAGGATAAGGGCGGCGTCGAGTTTGTTCAAGATCTGGTTAAGATCAGCAGACATCCGATTGTGATGGCCGCCAATGTTGAGGATGATAAGAAGATACAGAAGCTGGTGAAGAGCTCTCAGGTCTTCAAGTTCCAGCGGCTTCCACCTAAGCTCATCGAGATGGCGGTCAAGAACATTCTCCACAGGGAAGGATTAAACCTATATCAGGAGACCTTGGAGAAGATTGTGCGGAGCGCCAAAGGCGATATCAGAGCCGCTGTAAACAGTGCGCAGGTAGCTGTGGGCGCCGGCGAAGACGTAGTAACAGATATGCGCGACACATCCATCGGTGTCGTTGACGCACTAAAGCTATTCTTCAACGCATCATCAAGTAGTGAGGCGCTGATGGCGATGCGCGGATGCGGTGCACAGCCGCGGGATAAGATCCGGGCGATCTTTCAGAGCATAGTAGCCAGCGGCCTACAAGGTGAAAAGCTGGTGAAGGCGTTGGATGCGCTTTCAAAGGCCGATGAGATTGTAGAAGAGATCGGTGACACACAGAACTACCGGCTCCTAAGATACTTCGACACCATCTTAGCTACAAAGGTCTTTGAAGCCCTGAAAGGATCCGATGTCCACTACAAGGAGGAGAGTTTGCCTTGGCCGCTTCAACTCCGCATCTGGAATGACGGAAGACAACTCGGAGAGATTTCACATAGACTCGCAGCTCAACACCACATCTCAACTAAAGAGGCGGCGTTCATCTATCTGCCTTATGTGGCGCTGCTCAGCAAGAACTCTAAGAGCCGCGAAGAATCTGTGATCGCGAGGCTGCGGCTAGATGAGTCTCAGGTGAAGGTTCTTAGAAAGGAGGAGCAGAGAGTCGCACAGGAGGTCTCTAAACGATGA